One genomic window of Cannabis sativa cultivar Pink pepper isolate KNU-18-1 chromosome 2, ASM2916894v1, whole genome shotgun sequence includes the following:
- the LOC133034374 gene encoding uncharacterized protein LOC133034374 → MGDGTRKWSMSSCIVLERWVADSPSSSSSSSKPVTDQHTLLTQDELTEINLLLPRLCLSNQLNTATHLAITALLTNPPLDAISLSALLDSLASQSDIAMPMSLLTRLRRSPMSQHHVAPINNTLVAAYFRKGKLKEAIKVFNWMVRSGSPFKLVEKFCGILVDGFCMSGMVLKALKVLRAMVAADICLHGELRKVVYRGLLREARIRERWGLMGLIMGASVSKMKKMMMRSWLGLEREEGGVKKEKRKKRKKKRKKNVKKKFNF, encoded by the exons ATGGGAGATGGGACTCGGAAATGGTCAATGTCATCATGTATTGTCTTGGAGAGATGGGTTG CCGACtccccatcatcatcatcttcttcttcaaagcCAGTCACTGATCAACACACTCTTCTAACCCAAGATGAGCTCACTGAGATCAACCTCCTCCTCCCTCGTCTCTGTCTCTCGAACCAACTCAACACTGCGACCCACCTCGCCATCACCGCCCTCCTTACAAATCCACCTCTCGATGCCATCTCTCTTTCTGCCCTCCTCGACTCCCTTGCCTCCCAATCGGACATCGCCATGCCCATGTCCCTCCTCACCCGCCTTAGACGCAGCCCAATGTCCCAACACCATGTGGCGCCCATCAACAACACGCTTGTCGCTGCCTACTTCAGAAAGGGCAAGCTCAAAGAGGCCATCAAGGTTTTTAATTGGATGGTGAGGTCGGGTTCCCCATTCAAGCTTGTGGAAAAGTTTTGTGGGATTTTGGTTGATGGGTTTTGCATGAGTGGGATGGTTCTTAAGGCTTTGAAGGTCTTGAGAGCCATGGTGGCTGCTGATATTTGTCTGCATGGCGAGTTGAGGAAGGTTGTCTATAGAGGTTTGCTGAGGGAAGCGAGGATTAGGGAAAGATGGGGTTTGATGGGGCTGATTATGGGGGCTAGCGTTTcaaagatgaagaagatgatgatgaggaGTTGGCTGGggttagagagagaagaaggaggcgtgaagaaagaaaagagaaagaaaagaaaaaaaaaaagaaaaaaaaatgtgaaaaaaaaatttaatttttaa